In Apteryx mantelli isolate bAptMan1 chromosome 26, bAptMan1.hap1, whole genome shotgun sequence, a single window of DNA contains:
- the LOC136994252 gene encoding transcription factor HES-5-like produces MAPNALSLEILTPKEKNRLRKPIVEKLRRDRINSSIEQLKLLLEKEFQRHQPNSKLEKADILEMTVSYLKYSQASSKSLQQDYSEGYAWCLKEALQFLSLHSANTETQMKLLCHFQRSQAIPKDSGSPSVLTSTHQPSAKQAALKPSCNLWRPW; encoded by the exons ATGGCACCCAATGCTCTCTCCCTGGAAATCCTAACACccaaagaaaagaacaga CTCAGGAAGCCGATCGTAGAGAAACTGCGTCGTGACCGGATTAACAGCAGCATCGAGCAGCTGAAACTGCTCTTGGAGAAGGAGTTCCAGAGACACCAGCCCAACTCCAAGCTGGAGAAAGCTGACATCCTGGAAATGACTGTCAGCTACCTGAAATACAGCCAAG catCTTCCAAAAGCCTACAGCAGGATTATAGCGAGGGCTATGCCTGGTGCCTCAAAGAAGCTCTGCAATTCCTGTCTCTTCATTCAGCAAACACAGAAACTCAAATGAAACTGCTCTGCCATTTCCAGAGGTCACAAGCAATACCCAAGGACTCTGGTTCACCTTCTGTGCTCACTTCCACCCACCAGCCCTCTGCAAAACAAGCAGCACTGAAACCCTCCTGCAACCTCTGGAGGCCTTGGTAG